A genome region from Vibrio tapetis subsp. tapetis includes the following:
- a CDS encoding flagellar basal body P-ring protein FlgI encodes MKKLAMILISALMLCVSTAHAARIKDVAKVAGVRSNQLVGYGLVTGLPGTGESTPFTDQSFNAMLQNFGIQLPPGTKPKVKNVAAVIVTAELPAFSKQGQQVDVTVSSIGSAKSLRGGTLVQTFLKGLDGEVYAIAQGNLVVSGFSASGADGSKIVGNNPTVGLISSGATVEREIPTPFGRGDYITFNLLESDFTTAQRLVDAVNNFLGPQMAQAIDATSVKVRAPRDISQRVAFLSAIENIEFIPADGSAKIIVNSRTGTIVVGKHVRLKPAAVTHGGMTVAIKENLNVSQPNAFGGGQTVVVPDTDIEVSEQSGKMFKFEPGLTLDDLVRAVNEVGAAPSDLMAILQALKQAGAIEGQLIII; translated from the coding sequence ATGAAAAAATTGGCAATGATATTGATTAGCGCGTTAATGCTATGTGTGAGTACCGCTCACGCAGCCCGCATTAAAGATGTCGCCAAGGTCGCTGGAGTTCGTAGTAACCAATTAGTGGGCTACGGTTTGGTGACTGGCTTGCCGGGCACGGGTGAATCTACTCCGTTTACTGACCAAAGCTTTAACGCCATGCTGCAAAATTTCGGTATTCAATTGCCACCAGGTACAAAGCCAAAAGTGAAGAACGTTGCGGCGGTTATTGTGACGGCTGAACTTCCCGCATTTTCAAAGCAAGGGCAGCAAGTAGACGTGACTGTTTCGTCTATCGGTAGTGCAAAGAGCTTACGTGGCGGCACCTTAGTACAAACCTTCTTAAAAGGTTTAGACGGTGAAGTTTACGCGATTGCACAAGGTAACTTAGTGGTGAGTGGTTTCAGTGCGTCGGGTGCGGATGGGTCGAAAATTGTCGGCAATAACCCAACAGTCGGCCTGATATCAAGCGGAGCTACTGTTGAACGTGAAATTCCAACCCCTTTTGGTCGTGGCGACTACATTACCTTCAATTTATTGGAATCTGACTTCACAACAGCTCAACGTTTAGTTGATGCGGTAAATAATTTCCTCGGACCTCAAATGGCACAAGCGATAGATGCCACCTCTGTCAAAGTAAGAGCTCCTCGTGATATCAGCCAACGTGTTGCCTTTCTCTCTGCGATTGAAAACATTGAATTTATTCCTGCTGATGGTTCTGCAAAAATCATCGTAAACTCACGAACGGGCACCATTGTTGTTGGTAAGCACGTTCGTTTAAAGCCGGCGGCCGTTACCCATGGCGGTATGACGGTTGCGATTAAAGAGAACTTAAACGTCAGCCAACCTAATGCATTTGGTGGCGGCCAAACGGTCGTGGTGCCAGATACCGATATTGAAGTATCAGAACAGTCTGGAAAAATGTTTAAATTTGAACCGGGCTTGACTCTTGATGATTTGGTTCGCGCAGTTAACGAAGTTGGTGCGGCTCCTTCCGATTTAATGGCCATATTGCAGGCGCTTAAACAAGCGGGTGCAATTGAAGGCCAACTGATTATTATTTAA
- the flgH gene encoding flagellar basal body L-ring protein FlgH, translated as MKRILFATLVMAMTGCSALQQPELTDPSQGTTVVDAIEGDKSGDTGGGIVDTLRGRTDPVAGDPAWSPIHPKQKPEHYATATGSLFNTDYVQNLYDDSKPHGVGDIVTVMLQESTKAAKSADADLNKSNDASMDPLSVGGQELKIQDYNFSYELSNENKFKGNASANQSNSISGSITVEVIEVLANGNLIIRGEKWLTLNTGDEYIRLSGTIRPDDISFDNTIASTRISNARIKYSGTGNQQDMQEPGFLARFFNVSL; from the coding sequence ATGAAACGTATTCTATTTGCTACTTTGGTCATGGCTATGACGGGCTGTTCGGCATTACAACAACCTGAGTTGACCGATCCATCACAAGGTACAACCGTTGTTGATGCGATCGAGGGCGATAAGTCTGGTGATACCGGTGGCGGTATTGTCGATACGCTTCGTGGTCGTACAGATCCTGTTGCGGGTGACCCTGCTTGGTCTCCGATTCACCCTAAGCAAAAGCCAGAGCATTACGCGACGGCGACAGGGTCATTGTTTAATACTGACTATGTACAGAACCTATATGATGACAGTAAGCCTCACGGTGTCGGTGATATCGTAACGGTCATGCTACAAGAAAGCACGAAAGCGGCAAAAAGTGCCGATGCAGATTTAAATAAATCTAACGATGCTTCGATGGACCCATTAAGTGTTGGTGGCCAAGAACTGAAAATTCAAGATTACAACTTCTCCTACGAATTGAGTAATGAAAACAAATTTAAAGGCAACGCATCGGCTAACCAAAGTAACAGCATCAGCGGTTCAATTACGGTAGAGGTAATTGAAGTGTTAGCAAACGGCAATCTGATCATCCGTGGCGAAAAATGGCTAACGTTGAATACCGGTGACGAATACATCCGTTTAAGCGGCACAATTCGTCCGGATGACATTTCTTTTGACAACACCATTGCCTCAACTCGTATTTCAAATGCACGAATTAAATATTCTGGCACTGGAAATCAACAAGATATGCAAGAGCCAGGATTCTTGGCACGATTCTTCAATGTATCCTTGTAA
- the flgG gene encoding flagellar basal-body rod protein FlgG produces MHPALWVSKTGLDAQQTNISTISNNLANASTIGYKKSRAVFEDLFYQNINQPGGQSSQNTELPTGLMLGAGSKVVATQKVHTNGNAQTTSNSLDMMVEGDGFFQILLPDGNTGYTRNGQFTLDSEGAIVTSGSGYRLEPEIVIPEDAISITVGNDGEVSVRVRGQQNNQVVGQITTADFINPGGLEPIGQNLYLPTGASGDPQEGTPGLEGLGSVRQSMLETSNVNVTEELVNMIEAQRVYEMNSKVISSVDKMMSFVNQQL; encoded by the coding sequence ATGCATCCAGCATTATGGGTAAGTAAAACAGGGTTAGATGCTCAACAGACCAACATCTCGACCATCTCGAATAACCTGGCCAATGCCTCAACCATTGGTTATAAGAAAAGCCGTGCGGTATTTGAAGATCTGTTTTATCAGAATATCAACCAGCCAGGTGGCCAGTCATCGCAAAATACAGAATTACCAACAGGCTTGATGCTTGGTGCGGGCTCTAAAGTCGTCGCGACGCAAAAAGTACATACCAACGGTAATGCTCAAACGACGAGCAACAGTTTAGATATGATGGTTGAAGGCGATGGCTTTTTCCAAATCTTATTACCTGATGGCAACACAGGCTATACCCGTAACGGGCAGTTCACACTCGACAGCGAAGGCGCAATTGTGACTTCGGGTTCTGGTTACCGACTCGAACCAGAGATTGTTATTCCTGAAGATGCGATTTCTATTACCGTTGGTAATGACGGCGAAGTGTCGGTACGTGTTCGTGGCCAGCAAAATAACCAAGTGGTTGGGCAAATCACAACGGCAGATTTCATTAACCCGGGTGGTTTAGAGCCTATCGGCCAGAACTTGTACCTACCAACCGGTGCAAGTGGCGACCCACAAGAGGGAACGCCAGGCCTTGAAGGCTTAGGTTCTGTTCGTCAATCGATGTTAGAAACATCGAACGTGAACGTGACCGAAGAGTTGGTGAACATGATTGAAGCTCAGCGTGTCTATGAGATGAACTCTAAAGTTATCTCATCAGTAGATAAGATGATGAGCTTTGTTAACCAACAACTATAA
- a CDS encoding flagellar basal body rod protein FlgF — protein sequence MDRSLFLAMSGAKQNMQAMQLRSNNLANVSTNGFRADLAQARSMQAYGEGLPSRVFSMTERPGQSFAQGSVITTGRDLDVTIEGNGWLAVMDKTGKEGLTRNGNLHIDQTGLLTNSSGHLVLGETGGPITLPIPLSKVEIGRDGTISVIPQGAPADAMEIVDRIKLTNTDNRSLYKDTNGLFRSKEPNQPFEADAAVKIMTGAVEGSNVNAVGEMTSLIDLQRQFEMQVKLMSTAEEMDKASDSLIRSS from the coding sequence ATGGATCGTTCACTATTTCTAGCCATGAGTGGTGCTAAGCAGAACATGCAAGCGATGCAGCTTAGGTCTAACAACCTTGCCAACGTGAGCACAAACGGATTCCGTGCAGACTTAGCGCAAGCTCGCTCTATGCAGGCATATGGTGAAGGTTTACCGAGCCGCGTGTTTAGCATGACAGAACGTCCAGGACAAAGCTTTGCTCAAGGTAGTGTGATTACCACAGGTCGTGATCTTGACGTGACGATTGAAGGTAACGGCTGGTTGGCCGTAATGGACAAAACAGGCAAAGAAGGCTTAACCCGTAACGGAAATCTTCATATTGATCAAACAGGTTTGCTGACTAACAGTTCTGGTCACTTAGTCTTAGGTGAAACGGGTGGTCCGATAACGTTACCTATCCCATTAAGCAAAGTGGAAATAGGTCGTGACGGTACGATTTCAGTTATTCCTCAAGGTGCTCCAGCCGATGCGATGGAAATCGTTGACCGAATTAAATTGACCAATACAGACAATCGTTCTTTGTATAAAGACACTAACGGCCTATTTCGTTCAAAAGAGCCGAATCAACCTTTTGAAGCGGATGCAGCGGTTAAAATTATGACCGGAGCGGTTGAAGGCAGTAATGTTAATGCAGTTGGTGAAATGACCAGCTTGATAGATTTGCAACGCCAGTTTGAAATGCAAGTAAAACTGATGAGTACGGCTGAAGAGATGGACAAAGCGTCTGATTCTCTTATCCGTTCAAGCTAA
- the flgE gene encoding flagellar hook protein FlgE, with product MSYIALSGLASAQLDLNTTSNNIANANTYGFKESRAEFGDVYSNSLFTNAKTATGGGAQASKVAQQFHEGSSIYTNNPMDLRISGTGYFAVSKDRLQPQQNELTRNGAFHLNKDNYMVTSNEEYLLGYKVNPENGEVASYEPEPLNIPAEYGRPKPTENVELSVNLPADGELKDPLQFDITDPTTYNRSTSSTVYDSMGQSYKMTTYYMKDATQPNTWQSYYTMTDSEGEKPLSIQGGDATTPTGHVGHTIRFNNDGTLASVNGGNDVVTVPLAGEGNPTPIDLNGADGNQSLVLNQMGATQYAAPFELVRFNEDGATTGFLTKVDFDEYGTVMGTYSNGEAVSLGRVALVRVANEQGLDKKGGTQWDTTQLSGKKTWGESNKGSYGTVTSGTLEQSNIDMTQELVDLISAQRNFQANSRSLEVHNGLQQNILQIR from the coding sequence ATGTCATATATTGCACTTAGTGGACTTGCTTCCGCTCAACTAGATTTAAACACAACCAGTAATAACATTGCTAACGCCAACACGTACGGCTTTAAAGAGTCTCGTGCGGAATTTGGTGATGTTTATTCGAATTCACTTTTTACCAATGCAAAGACTGCTACCGGTGGTGGTGCTCAAGCAAGTAAAGTCGCTCAGCAATTTCATGAAGGTTCTAGTATTTATACTAACAACCCAATGGATTTGCGTATCTCTGGTACAGGTTACTTTGCCGTTTCCAAAGATAGATTGCAGCCGCAACAAAATGAGTTGACTCGTAACGGTGCGTTCCACCTTAATAAAGATAACTACATGGTGACTTCTAATGAAGAATACCTATTAGGTTATAAGGTGAACCCAGAAAATGGTGAAGTGGCATCTTATGAGCCAGAGCCGCTAAATATACCTGCAGAATATGGCCGACCAAAACCGACAGAAAATGTTGAGCTGAGTGTTAACTTACCCGCAGATGGTGAGCTAAAAGATCCGTTGCAGTTTGATATTACTGATCCAACAACATACAACCGTTCGACTTCATCGACGGTGTATGACTCAATGGGTCAGTCGTACAAAATGACAACGTACTACATGAAGGATGCAACACAGCCGAATACTTGGCAGTCGTACTACACCATGACAGATTCTGAAGGTGAAAAGCCGTTAAGTATTCAAGGTGGTGATGCGACAACGCCTACTGGCCATGTAGGTCATACCATTCGTTTTAACAACGATGGTACGCTGGCGAGTGTGAATGGTGGCAACGATGTTGTAACGGTTCCTCTGGCTGGTGAAGGTAACCCTACCCCAATTGATCTTAATGGCGCTGATGGTAATCAATCGCTGGTGTTGAATCAGATGGGTGCGACTCAATACGCTGCTCCATTTGAGCTAGTTCGCTTTAACGAAGATGGCGCAACTACTGGCTTCTTAACCAAAGTTGACTTCGATGAGTACGGAACCGTAATGGGGACATACTCTAATGGTGAAGCGGTAAGCCTTGGCCGTGTAGCATTAGTACGTGTTGCCAATGAACAAGGGCTAGACAAGAAAGGCGGAACCCAATGGGATACGACTCAACTGTCTGGCAAGAAGACTTGGGGTGAATCGAATAAAGGCTCTTACGGTACGGTAACAAGTGGTACTTTGGAGCAATCGAACATCGATATGACTCAAGAGCTGGTGGATCTCATTTCTGCACAGCGTAACTTCCAAGCGAACTCCCGTTCCCTTGAAGTTCATAACGGCCTACAACAGAACATTCTTCAAATCCGTTAA
- a CDS encoding flagellar hook assembly protein FlgD, producing the protein MAGIDNVGQSGLSYVDQLKSLQEKNKPAEAQTGQNDLNQEDFLSLLTKQLAQQDPFKPVSNDQMIAQMASFATVDGIGKMNTQFESLNSSMTSNQALQASSLVGRDVLVPGAAGIKPENAGMSAMVKVPQALDNLFVRIEDAQGQLIRTLDVGAKPSGDAKVEWDGLDENGNPLPGGKYKVKAGGLLDGETREFEVSTYANVNSVLLGKGDGNVLLNLAGFDSPVRLAEVLEVGKA; encoded by the coding sequence ATGGCCGGAATAGATAATGTTGGTCAGAGCGGCTTGTCCTATGTTGATCAGCTTAAAAGCTTGCAAGAAAAGAATAAGCCTGCGGAAGCGCAAACGGGGCAGAATGATCTCAACCAAGAAGATTTTCTGTCTTTGCTTACCAAACAGCTTGCTCAGCAAGACCCTTTTAAGCCGGTCAGCAATGACCAGATGATTGCGCAAATGGCTTCATTTGCGACCGTCGATGGTATCGGGAAGATGAACACTCAATTCGAAAGTTTGAATTCATCTATGACTTCTAATCAGGCTCTGCAAGCTTCATCACTTGTTGGGCGTGACGTGTTAGTTCCTGGTGCTGCGGGCATTAAACCTGAGAACGCTGGAATGTCGGCAATGGTTAAGGTTCCTCAAGCACTGGACAATTTATTTGTTCGTATTGAAGACGCTCAAGGCCAATTGATCCGTACATTAGATGTGGGTGCTAAACCTTCAGGCGATGCAAAGGTGGAATGGGACGGATTAGATGAAAACGGTAATCCATTGCCGGGTGGCAAGTACAAAGTGAAAGCTGGTGGCTTGCTTGACGGAGAGACACGCGAATTCGAAGTTTCGACTTACGCAAACGTGAATAGCGTGCTCTTAGGTAAAGGTGATGGGAATGTACTGCTCAATCTGGCTGGCTTTGATTCGCCAGTTCGACTCGCTGAAGTACTAGAAGTAGGTAAGGCGTAA
- the flgC gene encoding flagellar basal body rod protein FlgC, producing the protein MGLFNVFNVTGSAMSAESVRLNTTSSNLANANSVSSSAEQTYKARHAVFGAELNKAKYNRDHNVPVKVLGIVESDKPLSSEYNPEHPLANDEGFIFKSNVNVMEEMANMISASRAYQTNVQVADASKQMLLRTLQMGQ; encoded by the coding sequence ATGGGCTTATTTAATGTATTCAATGTGACCGGTTCTGCCATGAGCGCTGAATCTGTTCGTCTAAACACAACCTCAAGTAACTTAGCTAACGCCAATAGTGTTAGTAGCTCTGCTGAGCAAACATACAAAGCGCGTCATGCGGTATTTGGTGCTGAATTAAATAAGGCGAAATACAACCGTGACCATAACGTTCCGGTAAAAGTGTTAGGTATTGTTGAAAGTGATAAACCACTGAGTTCAGAGTACAACCCAGAGCATCCATTGGCGAATGACGAAGGATTCATCTTCAAATCAAACGTCAATGTGATGGAAGAAATGGCAAACATGATTTCTGCATCGAGAGCGTATCAAACGAATGTTCAAGTTGCAGATGCAAGTAAACAAATGCTGCTGCGTACGCTGCAGATGGGTCAATAG
- the flgB gene encoding flagellar basal body rod protein FlgB, translating into MAISFDKALGVHQHTVGLRERNAEVISTNIAQSNTPGFKAKGMDFDKSLQAAKSGASFGLNRTDGRHIGATTNFTGDTLYRIPTQPDTGDGNTVDVDLERNLFMQNQIRHQASLDFLGSKFKNLTKALKGE; encoded by the coding sequence ATGGCTATTTCGTTTGATAAAGCATTAGGGGTTCACCAGCACACGGTGGGCTTACGAGAGCGCAATGCAGAGGTGATTTCTACCAACATTGCTCAATCGAACACGCCTGGCTTTAAAGCGAAAGGCATGGATTTTGATAAATCGTTGCAAGCGGCAAAGTCGGGGGCAAGTTTTGGTCTTAATCGTACCGATGGTCGGCATATTGGTGCCACTACTAATTTTACTGGGGATACTTTGTACCGCATACCAACCCAACCTGATACAGGGGATGGGAACACAGTCGACGTAGATTTGGAGCGTAACTTGTTTATGCAAAACCAAATTCGTCATCAGGCTTCGCTCGATTTCTTAGGCAGTAAGTTTAAGAATTTAACGAAAGCACTAAAAGGGGAGTAA
- a CDS encoding protein-glutamate O-methyltransferase, producing the protein MTAITISDQEYRDFSRFLESQCGIVLGDSKQYLVRSRLSPLVNKFKLGSLSDLLRDVVTGRNRELRVAAVDAMTTNETLWFRDSYPFAVLSEKLLPEVAANKRPIKIWSAASSSGQEPYSIAMTITETQQRKPGMLPNVAITATDISSSMLDMCRAGVYDNLALGRGLSPERRRTFFEDAGDGKMKVKDNVKRMVNFRPQNLMDSYALLGKFDIIFCRNVLIYFSPDMKSKVLNQMAGCLNPGGYLLLGASESLTGLTDRFDMVRCNPGIIYKLKS; encoded by the coding sequence ATGACAGCTATAACTATAAGTGATCAAGAGTATCGCGATTTCAGCCGTTTTCTTGAGTCCCAATGTGGGATTGTCTTGGGAGACAGTAAGCAATATTTGGTTCGAAGCCGATTAAGCCCGCTGGTTAACAAGTTTAAATTAGGTTCATTATCTGATTTGTTACGCGATGTCGTAACAGGGCGAAACCGTGAGTTAAGAGTCGCGGCAGTTGATGCGATGACAACGAACGAAACCTTATGGTTCCGTGATAGCTATCCGTTTGCTGTGTTGTCTGAAAAACTGCTGCCAGAAGTTGCTGCCAACAAAAGACCAATTAAAATTTGGTCTGCGGCGAGCTCTTCAGGCCAAGAACCTTACTCAATCGCCATGACGATTACGGAAACTCAGCAACGTAAGCCGGGTATGCTACCAAATGTAGCGATAACGGCGACCGATATCTCTTCTAGCATGTTAGATATGTGTCGCGCGGGTGTTTACGATAACCTAGCTTTAGGTCGTGGCCTTTCACCGGAGCGCCGTCGCACTTTCTTCGAAGATGCGGGTGATGGCAAGATGAAAGTCAAAGACAACGTAAAGCGTATGGTGAACTTTCGCCCACAAAACTTGATGGACAGCTATGCCTTACTTGGTAAGTTCGACATCATCTTTTGTCGTAACGTGTTAATTTACTTTTCTCCGGATATGAAATCCAAAGTACTGAATCAAATGGCCGGCTGTCTGAACCCTGGTGGATACCTATTATTAGGTGCATCAGAGTCACTGACAGGCTTGACGGACCGTTTTGATATGGTTCGTTGTAATCCAGGCATTATTTACAAGCTGAAAAGTTAG
- a CDS encoding chemotaxis protein CheV, producing the protein MTGILDSVNQRTQLVGQNRLELLTFRLMGRQRYGINVFKVKEVLQCPKLTSMPNLHPLVKGVAHIRGQTVSVIDLSLATGGRPTTDIDKCFVVISEFNRTIQGFLVTKVERIINMHWESILPPPEGAGKAHYLTAVTNIDNELVEILDVEKILAEISPVDETMSEELKEEIAEIQSDKNIVRKILIADDSTVARKQVQRAIESIGFEAIAVKDGKEAYDKLVEMAAEGSIYEQISLVISDIEMPEMDGYTLTAEIRRNADIKNLHVILHTSLSGVFNQAMVERVGANEFIAKFNPDELGSAVKAAVNN; encoded by the coding sequence ATGACGGGCATTCTTGATTCAGTGAATCAACGCACGCAACTCGTCGGTCAAAACCGATTAGAGCTATTAACGTTTCGTCTAATGGGACGTCAACGTTATGGCATTAATGTCTTTAAAGTTAAAGAAGTTCTTCAGTGCCCTAAGCTCACTTCTATGCCTAATCTACACCCTTTAGTTAAAGGTGTTGCGCATATTCGTGGTCAAACAGTATCGGTCATTGATTTAAGTTTAGCTACTGGCGGCAGACCAACAACCGACATTGATAAATGTTTTGTTGTTATTTCTGAGTTCAACCGAACTATTCAAGGTTTCTTGGTTACGAAAGTAGAACGTATCATCAATATGCACTGGGAGTCTATTCTTCCTCCACCGGAAGGTGCCGGTAAAGCTCACTACCTAACGGCCGTGACGAATATTGATAACGAGCTAGTTGAAATCCTGGATGTAGAAAAAATCTTGGCTGAAATCTCTCCGGTTGATGAAACCATGAGTGAAGAGCTAAAAGAAGAAATTGCAGAAATTCAAAGCGATAAAAATATTGTCCGAAAAATTCTGATTGCAGATGATTCTACGGTTGCCCGTAAGCAAGTTCAGCGTGCTATTGAATCGATAGGATTTGAAGCCATTGCCGTGAAAGATGGCAAAGAAGCGTATGATAAATTGGTTGAGATGGCAGCTGAAGGCAGTATTTACGAACAGATCTCGCTGGTAATTTCTGACATTGAAATGCCAGAAATGGACGGCTACACTTTAACGGCAGAGATCAGAAGAAACGCCGATATTAAAAACTTACACGTGATCTTACACACTTCGTTAAGTGGTGTATTTAACCAAGCCATGGTAGAGCGTGTAGGGGCAAATGAGTTTATTGCGAAATTCAATCCAGATGAATTGGGTTCAGCAGTAAAAGCCGCGGTAAATAATTAA
- the flgA gene encoding flagellar basal body P-ring formation chaperone FlgA — MQSISKCRAFYRNFAKSIGFCSIFFSLLCSAATEQQLDMIKYAAQDHVLSTYQVAANDQLSVTAADVDSRIRATDCPEPLTTSSPSSSRSSTNVTVLVQCEADNWRIYVPVRVSLLRPLVTALRPLSRGELVSNSDISISLIEQRAYRRFGFNQTNQVVGAKLKRNVRQGDVIEQGDICVVCRNETVVIKAVKGGLVITTKGTALSDGSSGEQVRVKNKKSSRIIDGIVTGIAEVTVNF, encoded by the coding sequence ATGCAATCTATATCTAAGTGTAGAGCTTTCTATCGAAATTTTGCTAAATCTATCGGCTTTTGTTCAATTTTCTTTAGCCTTTTGTGCAGTGCAGCAACAGAACAGCAACTGGATATGATCAAATATGCTGCTCAAGATCACGTGTTAAGCACATACCAAGTTGCAGCGAATGACCAGTTGTCCGTTACAGCGGCGGATGTTGATAGCCGTATTAGAGCAACAGATTGCCCTGAGCCTCTCACGACGTCATCACCTTCTAGCAGCCGCTCATCAACCAATGTTACGGTACTCGTCCAATGCGAAGCCGATAATTGGCGTATTTATGTACCTGTACGCGTATCGCTTCTTAGACCATTAGTTACTGCACTACGACCACTCTCGCGTGGAGAATTAGTCAGTAACAGTGATATTAGCATATCTTTGATAGAACAACGCGCTTATCGTCGATTTGGTTTCAATCAAACGAATCAAGTTGTTGGCGCTAAACTTAAAAGAAATGTACGCCAAGGAGATGTCATCGAACAAGGTGATATCTGTGTGGTATGCCGTAATGAAACCGTGGTAATTAAGGCCGTGAAAGGTGGGCTCGTCATCACAACAAAAGGAACCGCGCTGTCAGATGGGTCAAGCGGTGAGCAAGTTAGGGTGAAAAATAAGAAATCTAGTCGTATAATTGATGGTATAGTAACTGGAATTGCAGAAGTAACAGTCAACTTCTAA